In the Rhizobium sp. SSA_523 genome, GCGCCGGGCCGCTGCGGGTCTTCTGGCACATCATCCTGCCGCGCATGGGAAACTCCATCCTCGTCACCATCTCCTTCACCGTGCTTGGCATATTTTCCGCCTTCACGCTGCCTTACGTGCTGGGGCCGGCCTCGCCGGAAATGATGGGGCCTTTCATGCTGCGCACCTTCACCGATCTCTATGATCCGCTGAACGCCAAGACCCAGGCCGTCATCTCCTTCGTCTTCTGCCTGTTCTTCGGCCTTTTCTACGTCTGGTCGATCGCGCGCAATCAAAAGAGCCAGAGCCGATGATCCGGACCTTCTCCTCCACATCCGGCCGCTTCGACTGGACCGGCCTCGCCTTCGTCCTCCTCCTGGCGATTGTGATTGCAGTGCCGCTTCTCGTCGTCTTCACCTGGGCCTTCACCGAGGTCTGGCGCTATCCCGCGGTGGTGCCGCAGAAATTCGGCCTGCGCTTCTGGAACCAGACGCTCTCGCGCGCCGATGTCTGGGATGCGCTGTTCATCAGCCTCAGGCTGTCGGCCACAGTCACCGCCTTGTCCGCCCTCATCTGCCTGCCCGCGGCCTATGCCTTTGCGCGCATGCGCTTTCCCGGCCGGGACCTGTTCTTCCTCTCCTTCCTCGCCTCGCATGCCTTCCCGAAGTTCGGCCTGCTGGTGGCGATTGCCGCGATCTTCCTGCAGTTGAACTTGATCGCCACCTTCTGGGGCGTTGTCTTGATCCAGCTGGTCGGTACGCTGATGCTGATGATCTGGATCCCGGTCGCTGCCTTCCAGGCCGTCGACCGGCGCATGGAAGAGGCGGCCCGCGATGTCGGGGCGGGGCCCTTGCGGGTCTTCTGGTCGATCACCTTGCCGCAGGCAGGGCCGACCATTTTCGCCGCCGTTCTGCTGACATTCGTCTCGACATTCTATGAGACGGAAGGTGCCTGGCTGATCGGCGCACCGCAGATCCGTACCATGCCGGTGCTGATGATCAGCTTCATCAACAACCAGATCGTCATCCAATATGGTGCGGTTTTGTCCGTGATCCTCTGGATACCGTCCGTCATCGCCCTGGTCTTCGCCCGCCGGGTCATCGGAACGGGATCGTTTGCCAAGGGCTTCGGCGCCTGATCCGGCGCACAGCCCTGAAATGGGGGCTCCGAAAGGGGTCCTGAGAGAGGCCCGAAAGAGGCTCCAAAAGAGGTATGACAATGGCCAGACTGAAGGTCGATAATCTCCGCAAATCCTTCGCCGGCACGCCGGCGGTCGATGATTTTTCCCTCGACGTGGCGGATGGCGAACTGGTCTGCCTGCTGGGACCTTCCGGCTCGGGCAAATCGACCATTCTGCGGATGATCGGCGGCTTCGAACAGCCGACATCCGGCACGGTGCGCATTGACGGGCAGGAGGTCACGCGCCTGCCGCCGGAGCGGCGACCGACCGGCATGGTATTCCAGAGCCATGCTTTGTGGAGCCACATGAACG is a window encoding:
- a CDS encoding ABC transporter permease, yielding MIRTFSSTSGRFDWTGLAFVLLLAIVIAVPLLVVFTWAFTEVWRYPAVVPQKFGLRFWNQTLSRADVWDALFISLRLSATVTALSALICLPAAYAFARMRFPGRDLFFLSFLASHAFPKFGLLVAIAAIFLQLNLIATFWGVVLIQLVGTLMLMIWIPVAAFQAVDRRMEEAARDVGAGPLRVFWSITLPQAGPTIFAAVLLTFVSTFYETEGAWLIGAPQIRTMPVLMISFINNQIVIQYGAVLSVILWIPSVIALVFARRVIGTGSFAKGFGA